The genomic window AATGATTTTTTTACTGGAGGAACGGAAAGAAGAATCGaacgagagggagagaaaagcgGGAGTGGGAGCGTGcgccaaaataaaaaatttactcGTGGCTGTAGGCTccaaagtaatttttttactcgcgGTCTAACAGGAAAGAACGGAATAATAGCAGAAAAACTTTTACTGGAGGACCGAGAAGAGTGGTGGAACGAGAGGGATGCGGTGGGATTTTTTTCCGGGATCGGGAAAAAACGGAAAATCCGGAGGCCAGCAGTGATGAGAGTCGCGCTACTAACTATCGTAGCGCCACACACGCGCCATGTAGCGCTaccatgttatatatatatatatatatattctatatatatattcacttTAGATCATTTTGTAGGTTTTACCCTGATTATGCCTTACATAGTGGCTAAGTCAGCGCAGAACTCATatgggctccacatgtcagaATGCCaggtcatctctctccctcctcttctctcccttcctcatctctctctcacttctctcctctctgCAGGGCGGCTGGCGGGTGGGGACGAGGTCACcagggcgaggcgggagaggagattCGGTGGACATCGCGTGCGACCTCGGGGTCAGACCGTCGACACAAgagaagggaggcggcggcggctgcgacggtTGAGAAGGGAGAGGCAGACGGCGGCGAAGCAGGGTCGGCGGCTGGCGACCACGCGGGAAGAAGCTGGGCGGCGACATGGGAAGAAGCTATCTTATACGTCGTGCCCGTTCCGCCCACAACCGCCTGCTCCACTCGCCGCTCCTCCGCGCTCACACACTCCTGCCACCCACGCCACCCTCGCTCTCCCTATCCGGCTCCCCGTCGACGCCATTTGCCTCCGCCTCGTCGATGAGGTTCGACCATTGTCGAGGCGGAGATGTATAACTGGACGACGACGGATTCGCTTTCTTCTTTCtccccgcttctcctctctctcccctccagATGGTCGACGTTGACCGTCGCCTGCCGGTGCCGCACGACCTCCCGCACCCGCCCTCCCACGTCACCAGCTTCCGTGGCCTCTCCACAGCCAAAACCAAACGCTTCAAATGGtgtcgccgcctcccacgcACGCACCGCGGCGCCGATGGCGTGTACCTTGCTACCACAGCCTCTTCCTCTCCCGCAGCGCGCCTGCCCGCCGCTCGTCTGCTCCGCCGACCAACAGCTCCCCGTACTGTCGCCCGCTCCGTCAACCGCTCGCCTGGTCCTCTGACAGGCCAATGCGGCGGGCGCagctaccgccgccgctccgcccgacACCCGCCCGCTCCGCCAGCCGGCTGctccccgcgccgtcgcccgctccTCCAGCCGGCCGCTCCACCCCGCGTCATGCCCTCTCCAGCGATCTGcttggaggggaggggagagaggatagagagaagaagggaaaagagACTAAGgtttcacttacatgtggggcccacgtaggTCCTACGCTGACGCAaccgccacgtcggacaaaactggagtcaaaaccaccgaaggacctataGTAAACCGTTTtctaagttgagggatgtcatatatctggttttgtgattaggggacgattttgtaactcgatgataagttgagggaccttcggtgtacttttttccGAGACAGAAATACCCCTCTATTGGGCCGACCCATTAAAATGGGCTAGGAAAATGTTATCCCGACCTCCAAGGATTAACTTTTAATCTTAACAGTCCAGTCCATTCATGTCACCTTATTTCATTCTAATGTTCTATTCATTTTCATTTCCCAGTTCCACCCTTCATAACCCATTATCGAAACTCATGCTCCGGCCTCTGGGCTAGTAGCAATGTGTTTGCTTTAGAAGTATATTTGGTAGTGATATGATTGCAAATGCTCTTGTTTAGCACAACTCTAGATTTTAGGTCatgttgaaagtttatatatgttaaattatagttgtttaaagtttcgtattttattttaaataaaagtaaaattatttatccaaatgttACAGAGAAAATTTGATCTATAGcaatgggaaaaaaatcagTACTAAAAAATAGCACAAAATTTTCCCTTTTCAACAAGAAGCATATGCCACTTAGTTTTTCTTCAATTCATAGCACTCCTGTCATATGTTCCGTTCATGTATGTAGGtttatatactatttttttgtTACCTTTATTTTCTGTGCTACAGAAATTTTctcaactaggaaggtagcccgcgcattcgagCGGACATGTACCGTATGTAGGATGAATTTAAGAAACTTATAGGAGCGGTATAACAGCGAAATAATATCTGCAACGTTTAAAATTGTGATTGTTTCCATGAATTTTCTTCGTTAGCATCACAAAACgaatttaattgttatttataaaattatctattgAAGATTGGGGTTGGTATGGTACCTAAGAGTCTAAGACATATGACTCTTGAAGTTCCATATGGAAAGTGTAAAAACTTAAGTTATAAAAGATATTACATATACaaccatatataattaatggttgTACTGATTTATGTAGAAAAATTGATACTAACTTTATTATTTGATGGCAGATATCGATTGGCTATAGCTATGGATAATTCCTCATAGAAAATTATGAATATGTGTACAGTATAGGGATACAATTCGGTAGTCCATCATTTCTAACCATTGGATATTCAGATGATCTAACATATTGTGtataatccaaccaaccaaatTATTCGTCTTTCCTCATTACAGATGTTGGACATGTTAATCCGGATAAATCTATGTATCTAtgatttacatatataaaaatttaagtatAATAAAATATACACCCTACTCTACCAATGCAGCGAACGATGTGTGCGACAGGTTCGCCACGGCCGGCTTCAACACGAATATGATCGCGTACCTGACGCAGCAGCTGCACCTGCCGCTGGTGGCAGCCTCGAACCTCCTCACCAACTTCACCGGCACGGCTGATTCCTTCGCCGGCCACCTCTggaccaccgccgcccccggcgTTCTGTCCCAGCTCGGCATGCTCGGCCTCGTCGTGTCCGCGCTCGTCCCTGCTCCGCCCCGCGCCGTGCAGcgctgccaccaccgccccgTGACAATGACTATTTAGAGTATGTACAAATACGTATGTACGCACGCACTGAGGAGAGGGTGGGCCTATGGGAGAATAGGTGGGctgtgggattttttttctaaagataaatataatagttgAAAATAGTAGGTCTAGCGATTTATTATTATAGAAAtagtgggtccaccaatttattaTAACGCCACGTgacggcttaggagcgtttgtaggattctcacgtggcagcttgagagcgtttgtagaaagtttaatggacttttagtatataatagaagatagatagatagatgttttGACATAGTCGTAAATTCAGATTCATGAACTTGTGAATCTAGAATACCCAGCCCCAAAACATGTTGGATccggagttgtgccaaacattCCCCTATTAGGAGAAACTACTTCATTTATTGATCAAATTTATTCAGACCATATGCGTCCCTAAATCAACAGCAGATGAACACGATCGCCAAGGCAAAACAACAACATGCCAAGAACACAACAACAGAGATTATTCTTCTTGGTTACTGATGATTATTTTTGTATCGCATTGATCAGATTttggggacggcggcgagggcttcCTGCAGCTTCTCGTCGGAGTGGGAGAGGTCGACCATGTCGCCCCTCAGGTACTTCTCGTAGGACGCCAGGTCGAAGTGGCCGTGCCCGCACATGGCCATCAGGATCACCTTCTTCTCCCCCGTCCTCTTGCACTCCATCGCCTCCCTGATCGCCGCCGCGATCGCGTGcgtcggctccggcgccggGATGATCCCCTCCGTCCGCGCAAATTTCAACGCAGCTGGAgttcaaagcaaaaaaaattatgcaatcACATACATCAGCTTTCGGGAGCACGAAATCATGGAtaatttcaggttataagactttctagtattgcccatatttatatagatattaatgaatttagacacatatatgtttagatttattggcatatatatgaatgtaggcaatgctagaaagtcttataatataaaacggagatagtagtaCGGAGTACCATGGAAGCATTCGGTTTGTTGGATGGCAATGGCTTCCATGAATCCAAGCTCATACACATGGGAGATTAGTGGCGCCATTCCATGGTAGCGAAGCCCTCCTGCAATTGCAAACAATGGCTTGGGTTTATTAGCAACCAAGAACTTCAAATTGGGGCAAGAACTGAAGAAGTGTGCATTGTTGAGATCGATAAAAGAATTCGAGACCTGCATGGATGGGGTCGGGGACGAATCCATGGCCGAGGGTGTGCATCTTCATGAGCGGCGTGAGGCCGGCGGTGTCGCCGAAGTCGTAGGCGTAGACGCCCTTGGTGAGCGTCGGGCACGCCGCCGGCTCGACGGCCTTGAACTCCGGGCTCATCCTGCCGGCGAGCTTCTCGCGCATGAACGGGAACACCAGCCCGCCGAAGTTAGACCCGCCGCCGGTGCAGCCGATGACGACGTCGgggacgtcgccggcggccgccagcTGCTCCAGGCACTCCTCCCCGATCACCGTCTGGTGGAGCAGCACGTGGTTGAGCACGCTGCCGAGGCAGTACTTGGTGTcggcgctcctcgccgccacctccaccgcctccgagATGGCGATCCCGAGGCTGCCCGGGCTCGCTGGGTCGCGTTCCAGGATCCTCCTCCCCgactccgtcgccgccgacggcgacgggtgCACCGTGGCGCCCCACGTCTCCATCATCAGCCGCCGGTACGGCTTCTGGTCGTACGACGCGCGCACCTGCCACACCTCGCAGGTGAGCCCGAACAGGCTGCTCGCGAACGACAGCGCGCTGCCCCACTGCCCGGCGCCGGTCTCCGTCACCACGCTCCtcaccccggcggcggcgttgtaCCACGCCTGCGGCACCGCCGTGTTCGGCTTGTGCGACCCCGCCGGGCTCGTCCCCTCGTACTTGTAGTAGATCTTCGCCGGCGTGTCCAGCAGCTTCTCCAGCCTCCTCGCCCTGCATCACCAATATATCCGCCATTGCAACAACTTTTAACAAAGAACTCTTCTGAATTCCAGCGCTGAGATTGGCAACAATGCAGACGAAGTTCTAGAGGCTCATTGGTTGACCACATTTCCTAATGGCTTATCCACGAATAAAAATTACTGCCTCAAATTGTTtaacataaattaaattaatgtttgagaaaaaagaaactataGTGACCGTATAGGTAAGAGTGCAAGTCTGGAAGGGTGGTTAAAAGtagaataggaaaaaaaacttaatgaAATATGATTGAGTGATaactattttgggacaaatttaaaTCTAATAAATACAATAATTATGAGATGGAGATAATGATTTATAGGTGAACCTTTTGTATGTGTATTCTTAGGCAGCGTTCGTTCTGGGAGATTGGAGATAGAATGCACAtcgttttccacgtgcacgcttcccaaactattaaacggtgcgttttttgcaaaaaattttctataggaaagttgctttaaaaaatcatattagtctatttttaaaatttgaaataattaatactcaattaatcatgcactaatagctcacctcgttttgcgtatctttccaatcttctctatctcccctttctcaaacacagccttagtgatttaaaagccaatatCCAATAAAAACTACGtggaaaatatttcaaaatcagcttcaaaattaagcttgaaaattcATATTTTGGCTTTAACTTTGGTTTATTAGGCCAACCGATGGAGTTGCTAGTGTTCTACCTGATCAGCGGCGTCGGGCGCCAGAGCTTGTAAACCTCGGCGACCTCCTCCGGGATGTCGATGAACCGCTCCTCGGTCACCTCCTGCCTGATCAGCTCGTCGGGGAAGAGAGGGGACAGGTCACTAGGGTTCAGTGGTTGGTGCGTCTGcgggtgcagcggcggcggcggcttcaccGGCAGGTCGGCGACGAGGTTGTACCATTGCTTCGGGATGCTCACAGGATTCGAGCTGGCCCTGGCAGTGAAGCTTCTTCTTCTGACAGAAGCTCTCTGCTTTGGTTTGAAAAGGAGTGAGGCTTTTTCTGAACCTGCTGCTGCAATACAGGTAGTAGTGTTCGTCAGGTTAGTGTGTGTGCAGATTTGCAGCTCCAGAATTCAGAAATTAGATTGaaggcctgttcactttgatgtcattttcaaccttaccaaaataaggttgccaaaaaagtggctacatttattttgctgccaaattttgataactatataaaaaatcctgccaaaattttcgcaactataccaaaattttagcaatgccaaaatttggtaaggtttttttagcatcaaagtgaacaggcccgaaaaaaaaagatatactaCTATTAATTGCCATAAGATCTAGATAAGCATTTTTCAGCCACATATCTGATATCTCAAAGTGTTGAAATTGTTGCATAGAAACTGAGTGCTAGGAGTGTGGTACACTGattaatatttaatttggaCATGTACTACCAAGATGATGTCTACTCCTAACTGAAACATTTATGTTTTGCCTTGCCCCCACAGTACTGCAATTTGGTTTAAGATTCCCAATTCTGCAGGACTGTTAGAAGGGAGAGAAAATACTGAACTTACATAATCTGTaccaacatcatcatcagctaTTATGTTCATCTGTAATCAACTATTGCACATTTAGAAGGAATGAAAATCAATCAGAAGTGCCCAACTGGGGTATTCTACTGGTTAGTTTACTTTATCCCACTTTGTTTTTCTCTAAGGAGAGCATGCtactgattaatttaatttaattttatgctAGGAGGTCATACTACTGTTGATGGGTTTGGGCCGGATAGCAGACAGAACAGGATCACAACTAACAACTGATAACATAATAAATTCCTTGAGATCCAAGTGCACAGAAACACAagtgtaaaaataaataaagaaatggGTTGAGTTCTTGAGTTGCTCTACAGGAGTAACAAGAGACAtaaaccaatccaatccaatccaagaaCAGCAGCAAAACACAACACACCCGTTGCTCCCATCTCCTCCAAGACGATATCTATGTTGGGCCATCAATCAAATCAACCCAATCTAAAGAATCTAAGAAAGTACTATAAACCCAATAGCACAAGAGGGCAGGATGAGATGCAGGGATTCACCTTGTCGGAGCAGGGGAGGTCggacggaggcggtggtggccattctttctccctctcttccgCTCCCGAcgaccctcgccgccggcgccggcttgcCGTCGGTTCGCCGGAGTAACTGGTCAACCCCAAACGCGAGCTGGAGAGCTGCCTCTCTGCTTGCTCTCTCCTGTGATGCAGCTGGTTTTTGTAGTGGCCAGCTCTGACGGATGCAGCAATTTTTATTGTTCTATCTAGGTGGTGGTGCTTCTTCCGGCTTGCGTTTGATGGCaaagggaagggagggagggagggagggaggagaggagactcGGTTTTGCTACTGCGCCATCGGATCAACGCAACTGAATGCGATGGCAATGGCAACTCTGCAATCGCAAGCGCAAGCACGGCGGCGGATGCAGCGAGATGGCACGTGGGGAAATTGACTCTGGGGCGTTGGATCCTCTGCATCTGTGTGAAGTATAAacgttactccctccgtcaaaaaaaaaaaagacaaaccctaaatttccgtgtccaaagtttgactgtccgtcttatatgaatttttttataattagtattttcattgttgttagatgataaaacataattaatattttatgcgcgACTTgtccttttaatttttttttcataatttttctaaataagacagatgatcaaacgttggacacgaaaacccagggtttgtcttttttggatgggagggagtactactgaCTTGAGCTGATGAGGCTAATGACACAACAACTCCTccgtacatatttttttttcccgcgAACATGTAaaaagattgcacgtcaatGTATTAGAACCGTACACATGCAATAGAAGTCACATGAGATATGTTTAGGTTGATAGTACTTATTCTAAACATTCTACTATCTAGATGTTTATAGACTACTGGTACGAGATACTACACATTCGAGATacgacacattctagtactatgaatctgacaCATTCGAGATacgacacattctagtactatgaatctggatagggAATGTCCCACATCCtatattagatttgtttttatgggacaaaggaGTAGTATTGCACTTAAGAGTATGGGTGAAATTATGGTCGAATCACAAAATTCCTATATCATAACCATATTTTCCATTTAAATCGGAACCGACACAGATAGTATCAGATAGTATCGGATAATAAATCACTTATCCCGTATCCtatcaattttatatttctaATTCATAGATTTTAAATCTAGCGAGgaaattagtcttaaaaagatAGTCaagaaaaaattaagtaatattTTTTGGTGAGCTCGTAAAAAAATATGAACCAATCTTTCATCatattcataataaattttCATACATGTTTGATCAAATTGGATATATGGGTAGATACAACTCTTCGCTTATCCTAACCCATATTTATTTGCAGGTTTGGATTCGGATTTAGACTCGAATTAGAATATTACCAGAtatctcattctctctctcgtATCCTTCCCACGAGCTTTCAGTCGAGCGGACGGCAGGAAATGTCCGTTCTGTTTTCACCCATACTACATACTCAATAGAGAAAAACTATGTACAGCAAACCTAAAAATTCATCGAATATATAAATAGACGTCTCAGACGTCTCATATATATCCATGTCTTCTGAGTAAAAGGGTTAGTTACATATAAATCTATGAGTAAACAAACTACTCACTGTTAAATCTGGAGTAAAAAACATAGGTGAATCTCAGATGTTCATTTGTGAATATAACGACAGTTGTTTAGTACACATATGAAGTATGCAGTATACTGCCAGTATGTATTTTCCCAATCACAAAGGATCTCTCGTTCCATGGCTATATAAAACAACAGGAGTACATGTCACTGTTTGTACTGTCTGACCGTTTTACTGTTCCAACAAAAGCACCGTTTAGCTTCACTTTTCTAGTAGCGGCTGTagcatcttgttttcttcttcaatGCTGAGCAGAGGATCCGATTCCGGGAAACCATGGAGATGGGATTTGTACTTATCAGGCACTAATATATCCGAGTAATATATCCGAGTGTACTCCTacagtaaattttattttaactaaatcatataacaataataaaattaaaatcgaCTTCGCCCGTTGCAACGcataatattttttctagtattatttaaaataataaaaggcGCGAATAATATTGAaggatctaatatcaaataattagaaggtgtgaggcttcgaacccaagTCGTCTAGCCGGAACGAGTCATGTCTATCAGTCTTggtagatactccctccgtcccaaaaaaagacaaaccctggtttccgtgtccaacgtttgaccgtccgtcttatttgaaaaaattatgaaaaaaaaattaaaaagataagtcacgcataaagtattaatcatgttctatcatctaacaacaatggaaatactaattataaaaaaaatttcatataagacgaacaattaaacgttggcacgggaaaccacggtttgcctttttttttttgggacggagggattaatTGGATTGAGGATTTAAGACTTCTTTTCTCACTAAATTTCCTCTCTTCTTATTCAGGTGAGCTAcatataccatttttttttgaaatacgCAAAAGGCTTGCCTAACAAAATTTGGTACAGAATTTGCCCACGCGGAGCTACAGATCACTTAGAATATAGAAATTTTACCTGAATCAGTTTATTTCCTGTGAAGTTTGTTTTGCTTTTCCAACAAAAACCGCAAATCTATTTTCTCAAGGTTGATTGATCTCATCTCTTACATCACACCCCTGGCCCGAAAAAATTAAATGGTTGGTCGCCTCAACCGTTGCCCGTATCACGTCGGATTCACCTACCCTTAATCCTAACATTCAAATTAGAACTGGAATAATACTCTCATTTTTTTATTCAGTCAGAATGAAAAGTGAAACGAGCGAGAAATCAAGTTTTGCCTTTGTGAGAACACGGTTATTCTCAGAAACAACAGTTCTCCTTTGCTAAAAGGCCATTGAAAAATCGTTGCAAATTGCAACAAGTTAGCACCTAATCTTCCCCATAAAATGTCCATCACCTTGACCTTATCTCCTAATTAAACCAAAAGGACAGTACTTTCAGAATGCTGACAAATATTTCGGTGTTAGCATGTAGCCGTCTGTTGCTGTTGCTTTCTCGGTAGCCAATGTGTCCAGCTCATAGTGCTGCCAGAGGAAAAAGCAAGACAGAGTAGTCAGAGATCAAACGCATAATTTGATATCAATATCTCCTAAGACAAATCAAGATTAGCTAAGACTAGTAAACTATAAATCGTTTATGCGATGTGCATGTCTCTGTCAACATTTCTTCTGCCGTTGATGCTGTGTTCCTACCAACTCCCTCAATCttaaaaataaaccaatctaAAATAGAATAtgaatataatgaatttgaatagcaggttgatttattttggaacggatggagtactactgTTGTAGTGACACCACACTGCAAATATTTGTAGTAGTGTCTCTACTTAAATAATTATTCAGTCCTAGGAAAAACCTAAATGATTATtcaaagtaataaaaaaaaacatgtctcTGCTCACAGGAGATTATGAACAACAGATTAACTCTTGTTTCCTGATGAACATAGTTTGATGAAGATACAAGAAGAAGGTTCAATAATGGACATTTCtgtagccaaaatttaaattttaaaacttagttGCAGACttaattttggttttctttttcattgtACTTTATTTTTAGCACTTACTTTTAAATCGGTaagaatatataaaaattttaccctGTGCGGGCCACAGATGGGCGTGCATGGGCTAGGAAGAGAGTCCTGAAGGACCAGGCAAACggtggtaacgacgttgcggatgatcttgatCAGATGTTgtaggacgccaaggaggactgcgaaagtgaaaagggggcccataaattggacaagatgttagaggaccacagaacgtcgttgtacccaggttgcgagcaggggcacaaaaagttggataccactctggagttcttacaatggaaggcaaaaaatggtgttaatgacaaggcatttggcgatttattgaaactcgtcaagaacattcttccggagggaaacaaattacccgagacaacgtacgaggctaagaagatagtctgccctctaggactggaagtttagaagattcacgcatgtccgaatgattgtatcctatatcgcggtgaggaatacgagaacctagaagcatgccctgtttgcaaagcactacgatacaagattagacgagacgatctaggagaagttgacgggcagctaacaaagaagagaattcttgctaaggtgatgtggtatttccctataataccacagctaaggcgtttgttcaggaacaaggggaatgctagaatgatgcgatggcacgctgaagagcgtcaacagctagggatgctgagacaccccgccgatggttcgcagtggcgaaacatcgacagaaaatttaaagactttggaaaggacgcacgaaacatacggtttggtttaagtatggatggcatgaatccttttggagagatgagcagcggccatagcatttggcccgttacgatgtgtatctacaacctcccccctggctatgcatgaagaggaagtacataatgatgccgattattattcaagggcccaagcaacctggtaacgacatcgatgtgtacctaagaccactggtcgaagatcttaaactgttgtggaaaaaggaaggtgtccccgtgtgggacgaggacaaacaagaggagtttaacctacgagcgctgctgttcgtaaccatcaacgattggcctgcacttagcaacctttccggtcagtccaacaaggggatgaaacagaaagtacgtatcttaagcactgtaggaaggttgtgtacatgggtcatcatcgattccttgctgcaaaccacccggtacggaagaaaggcaagcactttgaacataaggcggaccaccgtacgaagcctaaacattgTAGCgagaaaacagtgtttgctatggttaaagatcttaaagtagtgttcggaaaggggcctggaggccagcctatagagagcgaagatggtcacgcggcgatgtggaaaaagaactctatattttgggagttaccctattaggaattcttggacgtccgccacgcaatcgacgtgatgcacctcactaagaacctttgcgtaaaccttcttggcttcctaggtgtatatggaaagtcgaaagatacactggaagcacgtaatgatctgaagcatatggaacaacgcggcgaccttcacccagaaccaaaggagaaaggaagccattacttgagtccagccagctacactcttagcaaggcagagaaggaaagtatgtttgaatgcttggagagcataaaggtaccgtctggatactccacgaatatcaagcgaataataagcacgaaggagaagaagttcacaaacctaaagtctcatgactgtcacgtgttgatgacacaactgctaccagttgtaataaggggtatcattccagacaatgtccgggcaacaataacaaagctatgtgctttcatgaacgcaatttcgcagaaagtcatcgatccggatagattagaagcccttcagaatgatgtggtgcaatgtcttgtcagttttgagttgatatttccaccttcatttttcaatataatgacgcatctgctttgtcaccttgtcaaagagatcagtattctcgggcctgtgtacctatacaacatgtttcctttcgagaggtacatgggcgttctgaagaagtatgttcgtaaccgtgctcgtccagaggtaagcatcgccaaggggtatggaacagaggaggtcatcgaattttgcgtagaatttattgaagaccttcgcccaatcggggtacctgaatcacgccatgaagggagactatggggaaagggaactctcggaagtaaagcaataatgacggtagagaACAATTTATTctgtaaagcccatttcactgttctgcaacaatcttcattggtagctccttacatcgaggagcacttggctctagttcgcgccagaaacatcggtaagtccgatgcatggattacatggcatcacattgatactttccccgcgtggctacgacaacatctcatgggtaacgagacgatcaaccaacaactggccttcctggcgaggggaccatctgggtcAATCgtgacattccagggatatgagatcaatgggtacacattctacacgagagcccaagacatgaagagcacgaaccaaaacaacactgttcgtatcgatgccatgggacacgatggaacaactggcac from Oryza glaberrima chromosome 6, OglaRS2, whole genome shotgun sequence includes these protein-coding regions:
- the LOC127777981 gene encoding uncharacterized protein LOC127777981 isoform X2, with the translated sequence MATTASVRPPLLRQAGSEKASLLFKPKQRASVRRRSFTARASSNPVSIPKQWYNLVADLPVKPPPPLHPQTHQPLNPSDLSPLFPDELIRQEVTEERFIDIPEEVAEVYKLWRPTPLIRARRLEKLLDTPAKIYYKYEGTSPAGSHKPNTAVPQAWYNAAAGVRSVVTETGAGQWGSALSFASSLFGLTCEVWQVRASYDQKPYRRLMMETWGATVHPSPSAATESGRRILERDPASPGSLGIAISEAVEVAARSADTKYCLGSVLNHVLLHQTVIGEECLEQLAAAGDVPDVVIGCTGGGSNFGGLVFPFMREKLAGRMSPEFKAVEPAACPTLTKGVYAYDFGDTAGLTPLMKMHTLGHGFVPDPIHAGGLRYHGMAPLISHVYELGFMEAIAIQQTECFHAALKFARTEGIIPAPEPTHAIAAAIREAMECKRTGEKKVILMAMCGHGHFDLASYEKYLRGDMVDLSHSDEKLQEALAAVPKI
- the LOC127777981 gene encoding uncharacterized protein LOC127777981 isoform X1, which produces MATTASVRPPLLRQAAGSEKASLLFKPKQRASVRRRSFTARASSNPVSIPKQWYNLVADLPVKPPPPLHPQTHQPLNPSDLSPLFPDELIRQEVTEERFIDIPEEVAEVYKLWRPTPLIRARRLEKLLDTPAKIYYKYEGTSPAGSHKPNTAVPQAWYNAAAGVRSVVTETGAGQWGSALSFASSLFGLTCEVWQVRASYDQKPYRRLMMETWGATVHPSPSAATESGRRILERDPASPGSLGIAISEAVEVAARSADTKYCLGSVLNHVLLHQTVIGEECLEQLAAAGDVPDVVIGCTGGGSNFGGLVFPFMREKLAGRMSPEFKAVEPAACPTLTKGVYAYDFGDTAGLTPLMKMHTLGHGFVPDPIHAGGLRYHGMAPLISHVYELGFMEAIAIQQTECFHAALKFARTEGIIPAPEPTHAIAAAIREAMECKRTGEKKVILMAMCGHGHFDLASYEKYLRGDMVDLSHSDEKLQEALAAVPKI